Proteins encoded in a region of the Paenibacillus sp. W2I17 genome:
- a CDS encoding amino acid ABC transporter substrate-binding protein/permease yields the protein MKTTKISFFILSLMLLLVSGLSGWVGNAAAASDSGKTYIIGTDVTFAPFEYEDENGDFVGIDMDLLDAIAKDQNFKYQIKSLGFNAAVQALEANQVDGVIAGMSITDERKAKFDFSDTYFESGVVMGVSANNDTIKSYEDLRGQKVAVKTGTEGFSFAESIASEYGFTIVPFDESYQMYEDVKTGNSVACFEDYPVLAYGVNQNNGLKIVTDKEDGAPYGFAVSKGKNQELLEMFNTGLANIKANGEYKRITETYLGENAPTVANQGRWELIQKSLPALFKGLGNTLLYTIVSLFFAFIIGLIFGFMKVGQNKFLRGVATVFVDIFRGIPLIVLAFFIYFGIPQAMGFTMPLFLAAILTLSLNAGAYVTEIIRGGIQSIDRGQMEAARSLGLPYRKAMIKIVIPQAVRVMIPSFINQMVITLKDTSILSVIGLVELTQSGKIVIARTFSSFDIWLTVAVMYLIVIITLTKIADYLEVKVRRG from the coding sequence ATGAAAACAACGAAGATCTCATTTTTTATACTTTCACTGATGCTGCTCCTGGTGAGCGGTCTATCAGGATGGGTAGGGAACGCTGCTGCAGCGTCCGATTCCGGTAAAACCTATATTATCGGAACTGATGTCACATTTGCTCCATTCGAATATGAAGATGAGAATGGTGATTTTGTTGGTATCGACATGGATTTGTTGGATGCCATCGCCAAAGATCAAAATTTCAAGTATCAAATCAAATCCCTGGGATTTAACGCAGCTGTACAGGCACTTGAGGCGAATCAAGTCGATGGTGTGATCGCAGGGATGAGTATTACGGATGAGCGAAAAGCAAAATTTGATTTTTCGGATACTTATTTTGAATCAGGTGTCGTTATGGGTGTTAGTGCCAACAATGACACAATTAAGAGTTATGAAGACCTTCGTGGACAGAAGGTAGCCGTGAAAACCGGAACAGAAGGGTTTAGTTTTGCTGAGTCCATCGCTTCAGAGTATGGATTTACGATCGTTCCGTTTGATGAGTCATACCAAATGTATGAAGATGTAAAAACCGGTAATTCCGTAGCCTGTTTTGAAGATTATCCTGTACTGGCCTATGGAGTTAATCAAAACAACGGTTTGAAAATTGTTACCGACAAAGAAGATGGCGCTCCTTACGGTTTTGCAGTAAGCAAGGGGAAAAACCAGGAGCTTCTGGAGATGTTTAATACAGGTCTCGCCAATATCAAAGCTAACGGTGAGTATAAACGCATTACCGAAACATATCTGGGTGAGAACGCTCCGACTGTTGCTAATCAAGGTCGCTGGGAGCTAATTCAGAAATCTCTTCCTGCACTTTTCAAAGGTCTGGGAAACACACTTTTATACACGATTGTGTCCCTGTTCTTCGCGTTTATCATCGGTCTGATTTTCGGATTTATGAAGGTGGGACAGAACAAATTCCTTCGTGGTGTTGCCACCGTATTTGTGGATATCTTCCGCGGTATTCCGCTGATTGTCCTTGCATTCTTTATCTATTTCGGGATTCCACAGGCAATGGGCTTCACGATGCCATTGTTCCTGGCGGCTATTCTGACACTTAGTCTGAATGCGGGGGCGTACGTAACCGAGATTATCCGAGGCGGGATTCAATCGATTGATCGTGGTCAGATGGAAGCTGCCCGTTCATTGGGCCTTCCTTATCGCAAAGCGATGATAAAGATCGTTATTCCGCAGGCAGTGCGGGTTATGATTCCGTCCTTCATTAACCAGATGGTTATCACGTTGAAGGATACGTCAATCTTATCCGTTATTGGTCTCGTAGAGTTGACACAATCGGGTAAAATCGTTATTGCAAGAACGTTCTCCTCTTTTGACATATGGTTAACGGTTGCGGTTATGTACCTGATTGTCATCATCACATTGACCAAAATTGCTGATTATCTGGAGGTGAAGGTTCGTCGTGGCTAA
- a CDS encoding serine hydrolase — MRLTRKKRTSIAAITLVFAMMSPMSAMATPATSNGSSSTYDLTKKAVSAKAKVLTESYATTSVQYALMDEGEIVISGQAGKNDLKNNIPLSSDTVYGIGSTSKMMLTTSVMKLVDQGKIDLDEPVVKYIPDFKMKDKRYQQITPRMLLNHSSGLLGTSSNSAILFGDNDTYAHDTLLEQLATQHLKADPGAYSVYSNDGFTLAEILVERVSGLDFTTFMHRYITEPLGMEHTKTPQDIVDFSQMAATYAPLDEEKLPLETTNMIASGGIYSTAEDLVQFSKIFTGEVEGVLSEESVEAMEQEEYKRGMWPEEGDSSIGYGLGWDSVNLFPFNDYGIQAVSKGGNTITYHSSLIVLPEYNMAAAVTSSGGHSSTDQLLATELLLSALEEKNIIPERKPEKSHDVPVKTTMPKELTQHTGMYAGGANMLMKMDVKDDGQLTLSNLSSPNSPDQTYTYTPDGSFVNDAATEKLKFVQEVNGHTYLWSRSYQSVPGLGQVASSEYKAEKLETNELSEEVKAAWQKREGKAYVLVNEKYTSTLYNAAMPMIPIHTFNELPGYVYTNKIVGANQAVNQLQIPGLAGRDTMEFNFNEENGVEYVTAGGNVYAAQDIIKPIYAGRQSKTTIQANGHATWFSIPASAAGKEMTVKMSANSAFAVYNQAGIGINHTVVSGQNEIVLPENGTIVFAGEAGSKFEIVLTTRAN; from the coding sequence ATGAGATTGACACGAAAGAAACGAACGTCTATCGCCGCCATAACTTTGGTGTTTGCAATGATGTCCCCAATGTCGGCCATGGCCACACCCGCTACCAGTAACGGTAGTAGCTCTACGTATGATCTAACTAAAAAGGCAGTAAGTGCAAAGGCCAAGGTACTCACTGAATCATACGCTACGACAAGTGTGCAGTACGCACTGATGGATGAGGGTGAGATTGTGATCTCCGGTCAGGCAGGCAAAAATGATCTGAAAAACAACATCCCGCTTTCTTCAGATACCGTGTATGGCATTGGTTCAACCAGCAAAATGATGCTCACAACCTCTGTAATGAAGCTCGTTGATCAGGGCAAGATCGATCTCGATGAGCCTGTCGTGAAGTATATTCCGGACTTTAAAATGAAAGACAAGCGTTACCAACAGATTACACCACGCATGTTACTGAATCATTCATCCGGACTTCTCGGAACGTCAAGTAACAGTGCAATACTGTTTGGAGATAATGATACCTATGCACATGATACGTTACTGGAACAATTGGCGACGCAACATCTGAAGGCCGATCCTGGCGCATACTCGGTGTATAGTAATGACGGTTTTACACTAGCTGAAATTCTGGTTGAGCGGGTCAGCGGCTTGGATTTCACAACTTTCATGCACCGGTACATAACCGAACCCCTTGGTATGGAGCATACCAAAACACCGCAGGATATTGTGGACTTCAGCCAGATGGCAGCAACATATGCCCCTTTGGATGAGGAGAAACTTCCATTAGAGACTACAAATATGATTGCCTCGGGAGGCATCTATTCCACCGCTGAAGATCTGGTTCAGTTCTCGAAAATCTTTACAGGTGAGGTTGAAGGTGTTCTTTCGGAGGAATCCGTAGAGGCCATGGAGCAAGAAGAATACAAGAGAGGCATGTGGCCGGAAGAAGGCGATTCGTCTATTGGTTACGGCCTGGGCTGGGACAGCGTGAACCTGTTTCCTTTTAATGATTACGGCATCCAGGCAGTAAGCAAAGGCGGCAATACAATAACCTATCATTCCTCCTTAATTGTGCTACCGGAATATAATATGGCTGCTGCCGTAACCTCTTCGGGTGGTCATAGCTCAACGGATCAATTGCTGGCAACTGAGCTGTTGCTTAGTGCGCTTGAGGAGAAGAATATCATTCCAGAGCGTAAACCGGAGAAGTCACATGATGTACCGGTGAAAACAACCATGCCGAAGGAACTTACACAGCACACAGGCATGTACGCGGGTGGGGCAAACATGTTAATGAAGATGGACGTAAAAGATGATGGGCAATTAACGTTATCTAATCTGTCTTCTCCTAACAGTCCTGATCAGACCTATACGTACACCCCTGATGGCTCATTTGTTAATGATGCGGCTACGGAAAAGCTGAAGTTCGTTCAGGAAGTCAATGGGCACACATATTTGTGGTCTCGCTCGTATCAGTCTGTTCCTGGGCTTGGGCAAGTTGCTTCCTCTGAATATAAGGCAGAAAAGCTTGAAACCAATGAATTGTCGGAAGAAGTAAAGGCCGCATGGCAGAAACGGGAAGGCAAAGCGTATGTGTTAGTCAATGAAAAATACACATCAACACTGTACAACGCAGCGATGCCGATGATTCCCATTCATACTTTTAATGAGCTACCGGGTTATGTCTACACGAATAAAATCGTTGGAGCTAACCAAGCTGTGAACCAATTGCAAATTCCTGGATTAGCGGGCCGTGACACGATGGAGTTTAATTTCAATGAGGAAAATGGCGTGGAATATGTTACAGCTGGAGGCAACGTTTATGCTGCTCAAGACATCATCAAACCGATCTATGCGGGAAGACAATCGAAGACAACCATTCAAGCGAATGGTCATGCCACATGGTTTTCAATTCCTGCATCAGCTGCAGGTAAAGAAATGACGGTCAAGATGTCTGCAAACAGCGCATTTGCTGTATATAACCAAGCTGGCATAGGCATTAATCATACAGTGGTCAGTGGACAAAACGAAATTGTGTTGCCTGAGAACGGAACTATTGTATTCGCGGGTGAAGCTGGTTCGAAGTTCGAGATTGTATTGACAACCAGAGCAAATTAA
- a CDS encoding PLP-dependent aminotransferase family protein, translated as MLKVNRNDQRPIWQQLLDQAIHNITTGKWQPGELLLPSRELAQLIGVSRSTIQIVYEELFSRGYTVTSRRAGTRVSDWTYAPRSSEGVTKQGPIPPDLPTLNESIGHLHSWFGNRDNRKIEIDFNPHEPYLDEGFTKAWRQSFLQASTEPNLDLWAYGDARGLLTLREQIQRYLSLERGIHIDVDQILLTSGAQHSIDLIAQALLSEGDRISVEDPGFPAAWMAMKYRRMQVDPVPVDEYGLCVDHIHPETKLVFVTPSHQCAVGVIMSEPRRQQLMHSAAHHRYWIVEDDYDSEFRYRGDPLPTIFSQQPQNTLYMMSFSKMVAPGIRLSAIIGPKIAIDRLTQVHELTYRHLPIMEQLTLTHFIERGHFMRHMRRVRNIYRRRHEVMTKAIVASGLGSRFTLSGVETGLHMLLESETSFDEEALTNAALDQGVRVYPLSRYCLESHRKGWILGFAKVDEEQIEEGIHRLAKIVL; from the coding sequence ATGCTAAAAGTTAATCGGAATGACCAACGCCCGATCTGGCAGCAACTTTTGGATCAAGCGATTCATAATATCACAACCGGGAAATGGCAACCAGGAGAATTGCTACTCCCCTCACGCGAACTTGCTCAATTAATTGGTGTTTCACGCTCAACCATACAGATTGTGTACGAGGAATTATTCAGTCGAGGGTATACGGTAACCTCCCGACGAGCCGGGACAAGAGTTAGTGATTGGACATATGCACCTCGTTCATCAGAAGGCGTCACGAAGCAAGGGCCTATTCCGCCCGATCTGCCTACACTAAACGAATCGATTGGTCATCTGCATAGTTGGTTTGGCAATAGAGACAATCGCAAAATAGAAATTGATTTTAATCCCCACGAGCCTTATCTGGATGAAGGTTTCACAAAAGCCTGGAGGCAATCTTTTTTACAAGCTTCTACTGAACCCAATCTGGATCTTTGGGCTTATGGCGATGCCAGAGGGTTACTGACGTTAAGAGAGCAGATTCAGCGTTATTTGTCACTTGAACGAGGCATTCATATCGATGTTGATCAAATCTTGTTAACCTCAGGTGCACAACATAGCATTGATTTAATTGCCCAGGCACTCTTAAGTGAGGGAGACAGAATTTCCGTAGAAGATCCCGGCTTCCCTGCTGCTTGGATGGCGATGAAATACCGCCGGATGCAAGTCGATCCCGTCCCAGTCGATGAGTATGGATTATGTGTAGATCATATTCACCCAGAGACGAAACTCGTATTTGTCACACCTTCTCATCAATGCGCCGTTGGTGTTATTATGTCGGAGCCACGCAGGCAACAATTGATGCACTCGGCAGCTCATCATCGATATTGGATTGTTGAGGATGACTACGATAGCGAATTTAGGTACCGTGGAGATCCGCTTCCAACTATATTTAGTCAGCAACCTCAGAATACGCTTTATATGATGAGTTTTTCCAAAATGGTTGCACCCGGCATTCGACTATCCGCTATCATCGGCCCCAAAATAGCCATCGATCGCCTTACCCAAGTTCATGAATTAACCTATCGTCATCTGCCGATTATGGAACAATTAACGCTAACTCATTTTATTGAGCGTGGTCATTTTATGCGCCATATGAGAAGAGTTCGGAACATATATCGACGCAGACACGAAGTCATGACCAAAGCCATTGTTGCTTCTGGGCTAGGCTCACGATTTACATTAAGTGGTGTGGAAACGGGATTACATATGCTTCTAGAATCTGAAACGTCATTTGACGAAGAAGCGCTGACGAATGCTGCCCTTGATCAAGGTGTACGCGTGTATCCGCTTAGTAGATATTGCTTGGAGAGTCATCGAAAAGGATGGATATTAGGTTTTGCGAAAGTGGATGAGGAGCAGATTGAGGAAGGCATACATCGGCTAGCAAAGATTGTATTATGA
- a CDS encoding NAD(P)-dependent oxidoreductase — MKILVLGATGRVGNHFVSNALRSNHHVTALVRSPEKVQINDDNFVLHQGNALVKEDIHHAIQGVDLVVSSLSTDGTTTLSQSMGHIVEAMAQERIKRIITIGTAGILESRTDPGLLRFQSPESKRKSTRAAEEHLEMYNILKASKLEWTIVCPTYLFDGESLGKYRVERDYLPDGGTSISVIDTAEFTYQQLMSDEYVQSRVGIAY; from the coding sequence ATGAAAATTTTAGTGTTAGGAGCCACCGGACGGGTTGGAAATCATTTCGTCTCTAATGCCCTACGTTCCAATCATCATGTAACTGCACTGGTTAGAAGCCCGGAAAAGGTACAAATCAACGATGACAATTTCGTTCTGCATCAAGGAAACGCTTTAGTCAAAGAGGATATTCATCACGCCATACAGGGTGTGGATCTCGTTGTTAGTTCCTTAAGTACCGATGGAACGACTACATTATCGCAATCCATGGGACATATTGTTGAGGCTATGGCTCAGGAGCGTATCAAAAGAATCATTACCATTGGTACAGCAGGAATATTGGAAAGTCGAACGGATCCTGGCTTGCTTCGTTTTCAATCCCCTGAGTCCAAACGTAAGTCCACGCGAGCAGCTGAAGAGCATCTGGAAATGTACAACATTCTCAAAGCTTCAAAGTTAGAATGGACCATCGTGTGTCCTACCTACTTATTTGATGGAGAATCTCTCGGTAAGTACCGGGTTGAGCGCGACTATTTGCCTGACGGTGGAACCTCTATATCTGTAATCGATACTGCGGAGTTTACTTATCAGCAATTAATGTCTGACGAGTATGTACAGTCTCGTGTAGGTATAGCCTACTAG
- a CDS encoding benzoate/H(+) symporter BenE family transporter, which produces MKTASPSLRGRDLISPVIAALISVIVNYGGTFILVFQAAKVAGLSPEMTASWIWSISIGVGVTGIWLSYRYKEPIITAWSTPGVAFLVSALAVTPYPEAIGAYMISAVGFIILGWSGMFERFVRLIPPGIASGLLAGILLQFGISAFGGAKVDPLLVIVLFAGYIVLRRFTSRYAIVGILAIGLIYLICMGKTDFSTIQLAVASPVFVVPAFSLNALLGVALPLFIITLTGQYMPGMLVLRNDGFKTSANPILAVTGLGSLLAAPFGSHAFNVAAITAAICTGKDAHEDSTKRYIAGIACGVFYIFVGIFGVTLAALFLILPATFIATLAGLALLGTIGGSLANALTDPKGRETALITFLATAANVTLLGVGGAFWGLFAGMMAHLLMNSKFPKKQFGSNR; this is translated from the coding sequence CTGCAAAAGTCGCTGGTTTAAGCCCGGAAATGACCGCTTCCTGGATTTGGTCCATCTCGATTGGGGTAGGAGTAACAGGAATTTGGCTCAGTTATCGATATAAGGAACCGATTATTACAGCCTGGTCTACACCGGGTGTGGCGTTTCTCGTTTCAGCATTAGCGGTAACCCCTTATCCAGAAGCTATTGGCGCTTACATGATTTCAGCAGTCGGATTTATTATTTTAGGTTGGTCAGGCATGTTTGAACGTTTCGTTCGACTTATTCCCCCAGGCATCGCTTCCGGATTGTTAGCAGGTATTTTGCTACAGTTTGGAATATCGGCCTTTGGAGGGGCGAAGGTAGATCCTTTGCTTGTGATTGTACTGTTTGCAGGCTATATCGTGCTAAGAAGGTTTACTTCCCGTTACGCCATTGTTGGCATATTGGCAATCGGTTTGATTTATTTGATATGCATGGGGAAAACAGACTTCAGTACGATCCAATTGGCTGTAGCATCGCCTGTATTTGTTGTTCCAGCATTTTCGTTAAATGCTTTACTTGGCGTTGCGCTACCGCTGTTCATTATTACCTTGACAGGGCAGTATATGCCCGGAATGCTTGTTCTGCGTAATGATGGATTCAAGACAAGTGCCAATCCCATTTTGGCCGTAACAGGTTTGGGTTCGCTTCTTGCAGCCCCATTCGGATCACATGCTTTTAATGTGGCAGCTATTACAGCAGCGATTTGTACAGGGAAAGATGCACATGAGGATTCAACGAAGCGGTATATTGCAGGTATTGCTTGTGGTGTTTTTTATATTTTTGTCGGCATTTTTGGCGTAACATTGGCTGCTCTGTTTTTGATCCTTCCTGCTACCTTTATTGCAACATTAGCGGGATTGGCCTTACTTGGAACCATCGGTGGCAGTCTTGCCAATGCATTAACGGACCCTAAGGGACGTGAAACTGCATTGATTACGTTTTTGGCGACAGCAGCGAATGTGACTTTGCTTGGTGTCGGTGGTGCATTTTGGGGACTGTTTGCAGGAATGATGGCACATCTACTGATGAATAGTAAATTTCCCAAAAAACAATTTGGATCGAATAGATAA
- the glyA gene encoding serine hydroxymethyltransferase: protein MKHLEKQDKVIGKAVQQELARQRDTIELIASENFVSQAVMEATGSVLTNKYAEGYPGRRYYGGCEHVDTVEEIANRRLKALFGAEHANVQPHSGSQANMAVYFASVEIGDTILGMNLSQGGHLTHGSTVNFSGRFYNFVPYGVDAQTGRIDFDEVRKLAYKYRPRMIVAGGSAYPRTIEFELFSQIAAEVGALFFVDMAHIAGIVAAGSHPNPVPHAHFVSTTTHKTLRGPRGGAILCRESWAKAIDKAVFPGTQGGPFMHVIAGKAVALGEALQSDFTTYIEGVLNNANVLAETLMNEGLTLVSGGTDNHIVLVDLRTMGLTGKEAEALLDEVGITANKNAIPHDTASPLVTSGIRFGTPAMTSRGLGAREMKEIAQLIGLAFKNPKNSDVKNQILGSVREITSQFPLYEGLK from the coding sequence ATGAAACATTTGGAGAAACAAGATAAAGTAATAGGAAAGGCTGTTCAGCAAGAGCTTGCACGGCAGCGGGATACGATAGAACTGATTGCATCAGAGAATTTTGTGAGTCAAGCTGTGATGGAAGCAACCGGTTCAGTGTTGACCAATAAATATGCAGAGGGGTATCCGGGCAGAAGATATTACGGCGGGTGTGAGCATGTTGATACGGTCGAGGAGATAGCGAATCGCCGCCTTAAAGCCCTTTTTGGCGCTGAACATGCGAATGTGCAGCCTCACTCCGGTTCTCAGGCCAACATGGCAGTATATTTTGCCTCGGTTGAGATTGGTGACACAATACTTGGCATGAATCTATCCCAAGGTGGTCATCTAACACACGGAAGTACTGTTAATTTTTCAGGTAGGTTTTACAATTTTGTTCCATATGGTGTCGATGCACAGACGGGCCGCATTGACTTTGACGAAGTACGTAAACTTGCTTATAAGTATCGTCCACGCATGATTGTTGCAGGTGGAAGTGCATACCCGCGGACCATTGAGTTTGAATTATTTTCCCAGATTGCCGCCGAAGTGGGAGCTCTTTTCTTTGTAGATATGGCGCATATAGCAGGAATTGTTGCGGCAGGTTCGCATCCTAACCCGGTACCACATGCACATTTTGTTTCAACTACCACACACAAGACCTTACGAGGGCCACGAGGGGGAGCCATTTTGTGCCGGGAGTCGTGGGCAAAGGCGATCGACAAAGCTGTATTCCCAGGAACCCAGGGTGGGCCATTCATGCACGTTATCGCGGGGAAAGCGGTGGCATTAGGCGAGGCATTGCAATCCGATTTCACAACATATATTGAAGGTGTTCTGAATAACGCCAACGTATTGGCAGAAACTTTAATGAATGAAGGGCTCACCCTTGTATCGGGAGGAACAGATAATCATATCGTGTTGGTTGACTTACGAACTATGGGCCTTACAGGCAAAGAAGCCGAAGCTTTACTGGATGAAGTAGGGATTACGGCAAATAAAAATGCAATCCCTCATGATACGGCAAGTCCTTTAGTTACGAGCGGTATTCGTTTTGGAACTCCGGCTATGACTTCAAGAGGGCTTGGAGCCAGGGAAATGAAAGAAATTGCTCAGCTGATAGGGCTTGCTTTTAAAAATCCAAAGAACTCGGATGTAAAAAATCAAATATTAGGTAGTGTCCGTGAAATCACTTCGCAATTTCCTCTATATGAAGGACTTAAATAG